From the genome of Cryptococcus decagattii chromosome 8, complete sequence:
TTCGAGAATTCGAAAACTTTGAGGGATAATTCGTGTGGAAGAGTAGGGGGtaaggagaagagggtgtGGTAAAGATCGTGGGTTTGGCGGTAACGAAGCATTGTGTACGCTAAGACTGGAGAATCGATGTATTGCACCTAAAATTTGCATAAGCTCCAATCAGTTCTGTAAGCGGAATGTATCAAAAGGCTCACAGGAGCTCGGCTCTCAGGTTCCAGccctccatctcccaaCCACTCTATATACTCTCTTCCCAATGTGCCTCTCTTGAGCTCTTTCAACTTTTCAATTGTATTATTCGTAATCTCCGGTCTATCCTTCATAATCTGCCTTCCCTCGGGTGTCATATTCATCTTCCCGTGTAGTGCCGGAAGGAAGATACCAGCTGTCGACTCGGAGAGGGAAGCGATGAGATCGCCGCGTGTGACGTCGAGGACGCCAACGACGCCGGAGCCAACTGCGAGGAGGGCGTTTTGGGCAGGAGAAAGGGGAATGTGGCCTGGGTAGTTAGCCTTGCGGGTGAGGAGGCGGAGGGAGGGGGGCATGGCGGCGATCTGACAGAGAAATAGGTGAATAGCGAGGTGGAGAAACGTAAGGTGGAATGAACGAGGAAATTGGGCACAAGTCGAAACCACAGGTGAAGACGTCATCATTTGTGGGTGTGATTGCCTCTCGCCGGTCAAAACAACATGCATGAGGGCGTCTCATGAGGGGGTCTCGGACTACCGAAGTCGGTGAGACAATTTCTTCTTATCTCCCAGTGGTCCGCTCTTACCGGATCCCTGCTCACAAACACATCCAGTATTTGGATTgttttattattattattattactCAATAGACAAGATGCCTATCTCATTCTTCCACTCATCAACATGTCTCACACCTCTGCTCAGCTCCTTGACGCTTTTTTGTCCATTACCGACGATAAAATCATCCCACTCACCGCAGAAGGTGTTGCCGCGGGGCGTAAAGTCTTTGGTGCCGCCATCTTGCGGAAGAGTGATTTGAATGTGATTGTGGTTGGACCAACGATGAGATCtcatcccctcttcttgtGCATAAATCTGAACTTACGGGTTCATGGCGTCTGACTGCGACGAGTACTGATACAATTCGCATAGCACGGAGAGATCACCTGTATTCAGCACTTCTATGCCCTTCCAGCGGACCAGAGACCGTTGCCCAGCGAgtgtctcttcttcgctaCCCATGAACCTTGCTCTCTTTGTAAAAGCTTTAAATCGTCTTTATGATAAAGCTCCAGCTGACCCTCTGAAGGTCTCTCTGGTATAACCTGGTCCGGATTGGACAAAGCTCGCTCAGTGGCGGAGCTGATCGAGGGTTTGGAGGGTGATGTGAAGGAGGCCATGAAAACAAGGGCGCAAGTGATCAAAGTCAAGTACAATGGGCTTTCAAAGGTTTATCAGGATGGCAAGGGGAATGCCGGCATACCGCCCGCTTAGTGGGGAAGTGAGTCAGAAAGCTGGTATTTTGTTCTCTTATGTCGCGCTTTATTCATTAAAATCGTCTAAAAAACAAGCAATCTACTAACATCAAATAGGAATCTTTTATGCATAACCAGATTACTATCACAGCATTCGCCCATTGTCTCCACGACAGCTTTCACCCCTTTCACCAATTTGAtaagaaggaggaaaaaacGTTTAGAACTCTCCTGGTCCCTTACCAAAGTGACTTCCGCGCGGAACAGTCAACCAAGGCGTCCCTTTGGCATCATCGGTATCTGATCTAACATTGTTACCCCACCAATTCAACTTGATATCATTGTAACTAggagcgaagaagatgatgatggttgCAAGTGCCATACCAGTGTCCATGGCAGCTTGGGTCAGGTCTAGAGAAGGCAAGTTGTATAAGTTTTGGCggcaaaaaaggaaagagatgtTAAGTTGAGCGAGCTTACAGTTATAACCCTTCCACCAAGCAAAGGCGCGCTTTCGGATGAGGTagttgaagatgaaacCAAAGATAAACCAAAGAGAATATTGGGCTAATGACAATGTTCAGCTGGGACCAAGTTGCGTTTTTTCGAGCTCAGACTTACTAGTGTTGGCAGGAGGGATATTGCCTGAGCGGCTTGGTCAATATCTGAGGCCCAAAGCCtgtaaaaaaaaagacttACCTGCAgcattgaagaagacgggCACGTTAATATACTTGACCCAGCTGTTAGGGTATCGTCGGTAAACAAGATAGACAAGCACGGTAACTACAGGCTGAGACGTTTCAGTTGTTAGCAATGCCCTGTCTCGAAGAGGGGGAGAAATGACTAACACCAATGACGAAGAAGTACATCAAACCATTGTAAACCTGACCGGCCTGGAACATTCTTTGAGGACCGATGGTACCCCAGATAAGAGAAGCGTTATAAACGACTTTCGCGCCCGCACAAGTAAAACGGTCAGGATTTTTAGGTGAACAGAGATCCTTGATGTTGCCGATCATCCATCGAAGCACTGGGCTGCCATTACTTGCGAGATATCCAAGGCTGAAAGAAGGGACTTACCTCCAGTCTGAGTCATCGTAACCAAAAGGGTAGAGTAGATCTGGGCCCAGAAAGGAGTTCGGGGAGGAATTTACTAACAGTCCCGTTAGCTGATCTTTTGGGATAAGTTCTTTACAATTATCTACCTTGTATTGATCGAGCTTGAGATCTTGAGCCAAGTCCATACCGTGTTTCTATTTCATCATCAGTTCTGGGTTTCTGAAAGTATTCCCAGAGATCGAAGACGTACTACACTATTATAGCCGTAACACTTGACAAGCATGTTGGCAATAGGCTTCCCAGGCCAAGCATAGCCGGCAATCAACTCGGTGATGATGTTTAGGAAGACTACGTCGATAATCAACTCAGATCTGTCGGCAAAACGAGCAAGACTCACTTTGCTGGTTGGTAGTGCCCTCGAGGATACCCTCGGGCACAATCAAGACTAGTCCCATACCAAAGCAAACCACAATGAAACCCCAAACTGGCAGCTGAGTATCCCAGTATCTACAAGTGAAAATACCAAGTCCGAGAACGACGAGGGTGAGGACGCCATACCACCAATCAGGCACTTCCTTGTAAGAGTTCATCAGTCGCTTGTGAatatcctctccaccatgCTTGGCGTCCTTGAACTTGGCCCAGATCTCTTTACCGCTATATAAGTAGGTGTAGAAAACGATGCTGGTTACAGCGGCGAAGGAGAGACCATAAGAGAGGGAATATGACATGGAGATGTGCATGGGGGAGTGCTCTTGATATTTGGCGAGGACAAAGTCTACAAGACTTTGAACAACGCTCCTTTTTTCCATGGCGAATTCCCTCAAATATACTTGTCAGGACAAATAATTAAAAGGTTGGAACAAGGTTGTTGATAAGATGATAATTAAAGGAATCGTATGATACCCACCAATCACATGCTGGCCAATTACGAACTACTAGGTACACGTTCAAACACCGCGCATCCCCAAGTGTTGGTACTCCGTATGTACTCTGCCATTATAGGTATAACGTTAAGTGCATTGTGCAAGCATGTTATTGTAACGTACGTAGTCTTTAACGCCTGTGCTGTATATAATGTGGTAGGTTCTGCTCTTGCCTGAGCCTGTGGGCATTGGACAGAGAAGCATTTCATAGCTGACATGCCCATGTATCCATACCTGTATTTTTCTAGGGCACATGGCTTTAAACAGAAGCGACCATACATATCAGATGGTTATCTTTGAATCCCTTTGCACTCCATCTCCTATTTATTTATCGCTTATTTCTTTTGTGGCGTCCAAGAATAAGCGATAATCCCTAGTGGGCGATAATACCCATAAGAAGCCATTAAGCCGTTGACGATCCAGTAGATAAAGTTAAATTAAGGTGTATGTAGGTcgtgaaggaagaagaggagagagaagagaaggggCCCGGAAAGATCAGAGCAGTTCTCATTTCACCGCAGCTTCGGCTGTCTGCCGGTCATTCTTCCgactctttttttttttgtctttcgtctttttcatcttttctctttctctttcttgtccctccttcctcattctACAGGTCTACAGGTCTACAGGCCTCAAAGGCCGGGTTACATGCTTCAAACTCCTGGCCTCTGCTACATTCTTTGAcattctttccttcctccaatGTCTGCCTTCGCTTCATCATTTTGCGCCATTATTTACATGCCGCGTAAATGCAACATTCACTACTCGCCATATTCTTTTTCAATTTTCCTGGTTTTGATAGAAAGACAGGTGAAGGTCTATCCCCAATGTGCGGAGATCGGCCGACGCATGTGAATCCTTGATGCATAAACACGTCGTCCGCCCTTCTATGATCATCATGTTGAAAGACGATGTTTTCTGGTACCAACACTCGGCTTTCTTATCCATCCGGAGTGAGATGGAGGGAAAGCAGATTGATACACAGTGTTACAATTTCAGCGGAAGATTTCAGGAATGGATGAAGGACCGGAGTGAGGCCGACGGACAGATATATTAGATATATTAGAGTTGAGTTCCTATTAGTTagtttcttcttccatacATCCCTCAATGCCAGCCAGGGAGTAAAACACTTCAGGTTCAACACCATTTGAAAACATCCAGTCCTATTTCCATCCGCGAACCCAGCACTAGTTGCCCAGACACCTAGACCTAGACACCTCGGCTCCCTGTTcctttctcatcttcctctttcgtTTCTCTATTTCTCTATTTGTCTCGACTACCCGGCATGCACTACATCGTCTAAGGTTGGACGGTAACACCCAGCTACTATGGACTTATATACCTTTCTACTCTTCGGCCTCGTCATAGGCAACACCACTGGCAGAGTGCGTTGCCTATCTGGGCGTAAAAGTTGGGTTTGTTGTGGCAGTCACGGGTGTGGTGCATTGGTGACTTGTGATGGTGGCATCATTTGTCACGCCACTCTCTCTTGGGTTTACGAGAGTCTCCACGACAGTCCTGGGCCTTGTTAGCGATGGGCGTCGGACCAGCTCCGACTTGCCTTGCTAGGCTCCTTGTGTTACAGGAAACCCAGCCAGGACATGCAGCGCTTGGAGAGGGAAATGGGAAAGATACACGATCCCCATCACAGACATCACCCATCATCCTTGGCATGCAATGTCAGCCTGCGAAGCACCACCCTGTTCCGCTAGCTGTGCACCCCAATTTCTACTGATATGTGTGACCGCAGCCCATTCCATCTGGATGGCGGCTTGGACGTCTGCCGATCCTATTCAGCCGTAGCGATTGTATGATGGGCCTAAAGGACTCGCGCAGCAATAACGTCATGCAATATGCGAGCATCTTGTCGGATAGGTTTTCCCCACTGCTGTTACGTTGAGCGCGAGCTGACCTTATTTCGGCCATGCGTTTGTTCGggttttttccttcttcgacCGGGAAGAGCCATATTTGTCGCAGCAACTGGGCTTGGTGCGAGCCAACTTAAGCGGAGTACTGGTCCTTTAGTTCCGCCCAGAGGCCCAAATTGCAGTATGGACACAAAGGGACTCGGAAGAGACACCACTTTTGCCTCCCGAGcattctttcttttcaaaGTCATTTCAGTCAGCCCTTAGTCCAGCTCTTGTTTCCTTTCAGGCCCGGGCTGTTCTTTCTCCAAGTCCGGCTTCTGTTCCTCCAGCCTGGCAATCCCTTCGCCAGGCTCCTCCCCATTGGAACCCCTCTCCTACATCATCCGAGttgagcgccgggcagctacgctgactTTCGCGACGTCTGTAGCAGTGAATTGATTTACCACAAAGAAGATGCGGAACCTGGCTGGCTTTCTTAGGAATCGGCCAGTGAAATGTTCCGGGGGTTTCTCATCTCAACTGAGGGTGTGGAGGGTTGAAGTATAGAGAAGCGGAAGACGGTGGGGGTTAGGTCCGTGTaaatgaggagaagaacgaaagagaacagaaagaagaagaaatctgGTGGTGCCAGGAAGCGAAGACGGACGGATTGTGGAGGTCGAGGCCGAGTGAGGGAGGTACAGCGTGGGTACTCTTTCGTGATGCCACTACATACTTGGCTTGTGCATCTGCTGCTGTTCAATGTTGTTCATCTAGATTGCTCATTGGCTTGCTTCCTTGACATGCAACTGTTTAGTACCTCTATCAAGTAGAGGTAACATTGTTCATTTCAATCATCTAACGCTTTGCATTCCTAAGTCCAGCGTCACGTCAGTTTCTTAAAAATGCTTACACAGCAGCTCCTTTCAACGTTTTCCAATCTTCGTATCTTTCAAGTAACCTTCATAGTCCTCCTACCAACCGTATCATTCTGGATGTCCTGCTGGCGCGACGTACGCCTCAGTTCGTCAAAACCGATAATCCCACTTAGTCGAAACAGAACCAGACCTGTTTGCATCCGATGTTCAAAGGTTTCAATCAGCGCACCACGTCAGCATTTTGACTCTCGGTATTTCTCGACATAACATTACTGCAGGAATTCATGTCGTATATATGTTGCACTTCATGAAGTCGCCCGCTGTTGCGTGGAGGGGTCCAGAGGGGATCTAGCGCGGACATATCCGAAGTATTCCGATGAGCCACGTGGGGTGTCCATGCCGCTGTCCGCCGCTTGTCGTCGTCATAGGAAAGTGATTAACGAGCTGCAAGAAGTACCGCATGAAATCTCTTTTTGGACGTGTCCGCCTTGAATTACTTAAGAATCCCGGGAAAAACTCCCCTGCAGCTCACCATGGAAAACAACACGATAAGGGCGCCCTCCCCTCGGAAACATTCCGCCCTCGTTACCGTCACTGACGACTTTGACATTCCTTCTCAAGCGCCGACCCCGACGCCCCAAACCACCCTCACGACCCACCCGCACCTCGCGCACTACATTCATTCCCTTCTCAACAACGTCCATTTCCCACCTCCACGCTCAGCCCTTTCACAACATCCACTCAGTGTATCCTCTTCGGGTGGATCGAATGACAGCGACAGCGACGACGAGCATCATGGGAACGTGTCAAACGTGTCCCAAAGCGGATCGGAAGCTACTTCGACGAGCGGCGCAAGCGGAGTGACGAAGAGTAGTCAGGAGGGAGGGTTAGCGAAAAGTGATGATGGGTCGTCTCGAAAAGCGACGACGgctgaaaaagaagagctgGTGAAAAAGATTGTAGAGTTGCTTGATAATGAtcaggaggaggagatcaAGGGAACTTTGAAGCCGTATATGGGCGAGCTGGGCAAGGTAATGATTTTATATCTGTGGCAGGAAGGGGCTGATAGTTTCACAGGACGATTTGCTGATGGATCAAGTGTGTCTTGATTGCATGCATAAGCGACGCGGTGAGTGAAGAACAGAAACGGCGGCTCCGGGATCTAATCACATTTTCAGACGACATAGAGGGTCTCCCATACGCTCCCCATCTAACGCCCACCCGAGCAAGAGCTTCCCCTGCCGTGGGTGCCCGGCCCTACACGCCGACCAGAGTTCCCTCCTTCCGCTCCCGTACTCCGCTAAGCCGCACTCACTCGCCGGTGCCCCCTATCCCGTCCCACTCTTCTGCCATCGTGCCTCCGAAGCCGGCTTCCTCTTCCGGCTACAGCCCTGCCCCATCCCCACTCGCTTCTCCTCGTATGCTCAATGCCAAAGCATCCACATTTAACCCACCTGCTAGAGTTGTGTCAGGTATGAATGCCTCGGCCCCCGGGTTTATTCCGAGTGACGCTTGGCGCGATGCACCCTCTGCTGATCTGCTGCCGCGTGCAGGTTCGCCCTTTGGCGCAATCGGGGCGCCCAGCATGACGCGTACGGGCTCAAATCTTGCGATCGCGTCGCCGCTCTTTAGCGATCAGCAAAGTCCGTTCCATTCGCCCGTCGGAACACCGCAGCGGACACCGGTCAAGATGCCAGATCTGTTCTCATCCCCTGCTCAACGGGCTGCGGCCAGCAAAGGCGTCATGCCtgacgacgacgatgatgatgagttcTCACCTTTTGGAAAAGGTTTGCCCAAATTACACCACCACGATACCTCTCTCAAGGCGGATTCAAAACCCTTTAACCCGTACTTTTTCGGCGCACCACTTGGTCCCGCACTCGACGTCAATGCTGGCGAGTACACTCCCAATATCGCCATGTCGGATACTTCCACCTCGTATTTTTCATCCAACATTGGGCCGTCCGATGTTCTAGACGAATCGACCACCGAGACAGGTTCTGGTATGACCCCGCTCGACGTGCTTTGCAGCGTGTTCACCTCTGTTCCCCGGCCCGAGCTGGAGGATGCCTTGCATAGATCAGGATACGATTTCGAGGCTGCCATGTCCATGCTTGTGGCGGCGTACACGAACCCAAGAAGCGGTGCGTCCACCCCGCAACGAGTGTCAAGTCCCCGTCCGCATATCGGGATGGGcaggggaggaagagacggGTATTTCCCGACGGTAAACAGTAGGACGTTGAGAAGGGATATAAGTCCGATGGGAGGGACAAGATCTCCTGCAGGAGCGAATGGGGGAAAGATGTGCAGATACTTCCTTGCGGGAGAGTGTAGAAGATCGGACTGTAGGTTTAGTCATGATCTCGATCGGGCCATGTGTAGGTTCTGGTTGAGAGGCCATTGTGCCAAGGGGCCGAACTGCGAGTGAGTAAATTTATAGCCTGGTAATCTGATATTGCTGATTCGTTGAAAGGTTCCTTCACTCCTTCCCAAACAACCTTGACGTATCTGCACTCCAGACGGCCATGTCCCGAGTGGAACTTTCTCAGGATGACTACGCTCGTCCCGATTCCCTTGGCAACTGGCATCAGCCACCTGAAGAGTTCCCAGACCTCGCAACGGCTCGTTCCGTCAGAGCCCCAAGGTTTGATCCATCAAGAAATAGATTCGCAAACGCTATCAAACGCGCcgctcctgctcctcctcgGGACTTCCCCTCAGCTCAAGCCCAAGCAGCTCACTCGCAAGATTATTTATCCGActcttcaacctcttcGGTGTCCGCTCTCCCTCGTCCATCCATGCGTATCAAGCTTCGGCCTCCTACCCTTTTACCCACTCTCAAAACCGGTACGGCTGCAAACGACCAATACCTCGCTTCACGCTCCACCTCCATTCGTCTCGGCCATGCTCGAAACGCCTGTCTTGCACGTGCGGCCGATGCGTTCCGTCGTGGGGACGGCGCAGCCGCCAAACGTTTCTCGCGTGAAGGCAAGGCGCTTAATCAGAGAATGTTGAATGAAGCTGCTGAGGCGGCGCAGGGTTTAGTCAAGGAGAGACAAGCAGAAGCTATGGAGGCAGTGAAGGAGAGGCCCGCTGGATGGAGTGATGATCCCGCCGACAGGTCTCAGAGGGGTAAGACGTGCGCCGGCGGTCTGGGTGTCATCCTCGGCGTCGCCAGTATTTCTCGTTTGCCGCCAAACGCCAACACGTCATCCCTCTCTTCTGAAGAACGCACAGAGGCCCTCCTTGACTTGCACACTTTGCATGGCAACGAAGCCGTCGATATTTTAGGCCAGTTCCTTGCGGAAttggagagggaaaggTTCAGGGGCTTGGCATATGTGGTGGTCGGGGAGGAGAAACATGTGGGTACGCAGGATGAGAAACGAGGAGCAGGTAAGGTTAGGTTGGGAACGAGTGTGAAGAATGCATTGGCTGGGTGGGGGTATGCGTGGAACGAGAGCGCGGGAATTATTTGTGTGGATCCTTGTCGGATTTAGAAAGACTTTAGGGGTATCGAGTGAGTTTGTATAAGGACATGGGATATACAGCTGAACGCTCTCTTTGCAGTTGATCGGTCACTCAACCAATTGCACCATAACGCATCGTTTATATCATTTCGtcaaagaggaaaaagaaaacatgTACCCATTGTCTTATGTTCGGCATATAAATCCAACTCATTCTTGCACGCGCTCCataaagaagaaaaagaagaacacgagaaaaggaaaaggaaacaAAGTAGTTGTGATACGAAAAGAAGTAGTTTGAAGGAAAAATCAAAACACCAATGGTGAATGGGAGAGGTTTTTAGATTTGCTTAGATATTAGGGGAGGGGATTATTATAGAAGAGTATGAATTAGTTCAAGAAGTCAATTCATTTGAAGGACTTACGAGCTAACGGAAGGATTCACACAAGATGCAAGTATGATACATGTATTGATTAGTAGGTTCTATCGGGTGCTTAACAAGCGATTCAGATGCGCGCTCCTAAATACGTATATACGCATGCGCTACTCGTCGCAACTTAACGTCAGGCTTAAAATGGATCTTAGAAAGACTTATACGTACCACTGTCGCTTAACAAGCCTCAATCTCTGATTACTCCGCCGTACGTGCGCAGGAGGAGACGCGGCGAGTTCCACAAATCTGAAACTTGCGTGTGTTCCGCTCCTCAGTTCTCTGTCCATTGACAAAGGTAAAATAATTATCTCGCGTAATGCTTGCAGTTACTCCAAACAGGAGGTTGTCTGTGTTGAGTCCAATAACTGTTGCAAGCCCAGTACAAACTGCTCAATTAAATCGCATGTCAAGCTATGATTACAAGCTATTATTACACTAGAAGGTAACATCCGCCTTCAAGCTTCTTTTGTTCCTCTACTCTGTATAAAATCGTTTTGGTGAACCCAATCGAACTCAACTTCCCTTGTCCGTCCTTCCCAGCATCAGCACCACCTGGGTTCTCCACCGCATCGTTTAAACAAACCTCTAACATCCATGATCCCAAGCTGTTTTGTCAAGTATGTTGCCTCTCATCCGCGTACTCGCTTTCCCTACATTGCCATTGATGATGCCACCTCCCCCCAGCCTCACATCATTAGACCTGACCTACCAAATGCTAAACTAGATCCAGATCCATGGTAATTCGTCTGCAGCCCGACAGGTATATTTGTTCCTCCTGCCTGCCGCTATAAAGTGAAATGGGGATAGGAAGACTGGCGGAGCTAGAACGAGAGACTTGACGAGTTTCAGGGTTATTGGAAGCAACCTTGCTTTTTGTATGCATGGCTGTGCGATTTTTATCATTTCTCAGGACGTGAAAACATTGCTTGCCCCGGTTGGCAAGCCTTCACGAGTTCGCGCGAATGTACGAGCTGCTTTAAGCATATTGTTATAACGCAAGTTGCTGAAGATGTTTGTCCCAGCTAATTGACTTGAGTCGGAAACAAGAAGATTCTGAAGAGTCTGTGCAAGCCAATAGAGCGGAAATGCATCTATGCGTATAGTTCAAGTCAGAATAGCTTAAAAGTGGTAACGCTTAGACTTACCTTCGCAGTAGTTTATCGTCGTCTTCAgcatttcttcttcctcaggAGCATCCAGCGATCCCTCCGACCAGCTGCTTTCTCCACGAGTTACCGTACTCCTGATGTTCATATGCGTCATCGTCGGAGGAGCGCAAAGACTATCACAATCCCAACCTTCTCTCCACTATACTTTTGATTAACATTGCAATCAACTTTTGTAAGCCGTGCGACCATAAAGACCTAGTGTTTGCAGAGCCGATCTGAATATATCTTTCAAACCCTTCCTCGAAAATGGCTCCATGTTTATGCCGTCTTGAGccaacatcatcttcccagGCTTGAATAAAGTATATCTGTCCCACAGATCCGTCAAATCCCTCCAGTTCCCTCGATCACGTTTACCTTCACCAATATCGATGATGCCTCGGAGAAGGGTAATCATCAAAACAGTACGCGCAAATGGACCATAGTTACTTTGGCGGAAAGTTGAAAGTGCTCCCTATCAGGTTTTTCGTGCATCTGGTCGAATGTGCCGCAGataggaaggaagaaagtCCTGCGCATAGCTTCATCAAGCGTCATGGGTCTATAGCCCTTCGCAGCTTTTAGCCAAGTTTCCGCATCAGGTGCCTCCCACAAAGTGTCGGGAGCAGGCAGGGGAATATATGCGAGCTCATGGGGAGATAAGAGGCATGGGATATTTGCCTCGAGGGCCGAGATAGTGTCAAGATGGTAGACTAAATAAGCAGTTCGACGAACGCTCTCGAGGTGAACCCAATCTTTCCAACATCTATTGAGCTCGTTGGGTGTGTAGGGTTCATCGGGAAGACGTATGAATGAATTGAAATGGTCGTTTTCAGGAGTGAAAAATCCAATTTGACGCGAAACCTGATGATATCAGCTTAGTTTCTACAACTGCTCATGCTTCGAATAGAGAATTTACATTGACAATTGTACCCGTAAACATGTTGGATGATGCGCGTTCTCTTTCGTTTTCACTCAAGAAATTAGGGGTATGATACAAGATCAAAGCCTGAAGCAACGCCACATTGAATTCTGTCATCAACATTCCCTTTGCAAGGTAGAATGATTTGACAAGCATATCAATCTTCTCATTCCTCACAGTCAGTGCATTTTTTCCAGCTTGGGACTTCATGGACTCGGACAGATCCGTTTTCGTGATACCTGCTTTTCTCGTATAGACTTTCCCAGCTTTGATTGGCACGACCGGCCCATCAAGAGTTGTTGCTTTCCGTGGATCAGATCGACCGTTGCCTGCAGGAGGTTCCCATAGATAATGGTCATAAATAGAAGAGTTGGCAGTTCGGATACCACCTATGGTGCAAATGGCGAACGCCAAACAAGGCGAGGTGTCGATAAGCCGGAAAGTCGGAAGGTGGACAAATGAGAAGTGGTTGAGGACAGTGTGAAAAGTACGGTAGGCCATTAAAGAGAGTGTTCGAAGGGGCGGAAGCGCCCAATGAGGAATCTGATAGCCTCCATTAAATCTATCCGTCGGAAGGTAAAATCGACTTGTAGTATCAAGCCCATTGCCTGCCTGGTCGGCAAGTTCGGCTTGGGCAACGCGAAGGAGGGGCCGTTCGGGATCAAGGCTAGCGACTGTTTGCGGGACTAGCTGCTCGAGGATTTGAAGGACATTCAGAGGATACGATTGTTGACTATGACCGTGAACATCACTTTCAGATCTGGACCTCGTACTAGAGCTAGACGAATGACTTGGCAGCCTATAAGGGATAGAAGGTGACTGATGAGACGTCGTTGGGAAAGAGGTACCCTTGGGTGATTGCATCATACCCTGCATTGATTGTTATTGAGTCCTTACATCGTATGAAAAGGCGACCATCTACCCAGCTAAAACTATCAGGCCCGCCACCCACCACGTTTGTCCCTTCTTGCGTTTCTATTCCCGACGACCAAATAGGATAAATGAAACTGCCGAAATCTTGCAAGTTAGAATCGACATTCACTTGGTCTAATAACTCTGATCCAGAACCGACAAGGCTGGAAATCGATGCGCGAGGGTGCTCAGAAGTGGAAGCGACGGACTGAGGTTGAGCTTCAACTTTTTGCGGGCTG
Proteins encoded in this window:
- a CDS encoding ubiquinone biosynthesis protein COQ4, mitochondrial; translation: MPPSLRLLTRKANYPGHIPLSPAQNALLAVGSGVVGVLDVTRGDLIASLSESTAGIFLPALHGKMNMTPEGRQIMKDRPEITNNTIEKLKELKRGTLGREYIEWLGDGGLEPESRAPVQYIDSPVLAYTMLRYRQTHDLYHTLFSLPPTLPHELSLKVFEFSNMSLPVALLSSIFGPLRLQRKETWMRDWVPWALRTGREGRSLVTVYWEKRWEQGIGELRRELGVKRNDAEGVEARWGGYRKIREVERELRKKGEWVDEPEDW